The proteins below come from a single Hippocampus zosterae strain Florida chromosome 5, ASM2543408v3, whole genome shotgun sequence genomic window:
- the sostdc1a gene encoding sclerostin domain-containing protein 1a: protein MHQESFSHSLLLLCILLWSSQALNNDATEHAGGLLPDVGPPQEDAKQGNVSLNQARAGGRAAGRDRSERSQMGCRELRSTKYISDGHCTSTHPIKELVCAGECLPAQMLHNWIGGTHQSKKFWTRHSTATGSNPDWRCVNDKTRTQRIRLQCQDGSTRTYKITVVTSCKCKRFSRQNNESDSGHKFGVLIPPQTQLPHKSKSRKSLGKKHMSQNWHQTEP, encoded by the exons ATGCACCAAGAGTCCTTCTCACACTCGCTGCTTTTACTTTGCATCCTCCTGTGGAGCAGCCAGGCCCTCAACAACGACGCCACCGAGCATGCGGGAGGCCTCTTGCCCGACGTCGGGCCGCCGCAGGAGGACGCGAAGCAAGGAAATGTATCCCTGAACCAGGCTCGAGCCGGTGGGAGAGCGGCAGGGCGGGACCGAAGCG AGCGAAGCCAGATGGGTTGCAGAGAGCTGAGGTCTACCAAGTACATCTCGGATGGCCACTGCACCAGCACCCACCCCATTAAGGAGCTGGTGTGCGCCGGCGAGTGTCTTCCGGCTCAAATGCTTCACAACTGGATCGGTGGCACCCACCAGTCCAAAAAGTTCTGGACTCGCCATAGTACAGCTACCGGCAGTAACCCAGACTGGCGCTGTGTCAATGACAAAACCCGTACTCAGCGCATCAGGCTACAATGCCAGGACGGCAGCACCAGAACATACAAAATCACTGTGGTCACTTCCTGTAAGTGCAAGAGGTTCTCCAGGCAAAACAATGAGTCGGATTCGGGACACAAGTTTGGGGTTCTGATTCCCCCACAGACGCAGCTCCCACATAAATCCAAGAGCAGAAAGTCACTGGGAAAGAAGCACATGAGCCAAAACTGGCACCAGACTGAACCATGA
- the crppa gene encoding D-ribitol-5-phosphate cytidylyltransferase has product MTDVPLVDMLREETGRPAHPETFLSSQRGKNGLAPVTVGVDFPVCVVLPAGGSGERTGLQTPKQFCLLLGRPLISYTIQGFERVSWIHSIVVVVAKENMDLMTDIVGRFQHTKVRLVAGGSTRHRSICNGVMALAEEDEEQDRDNKVVIIHDAVRPFVEEDFLYHITVAAREHGASGAIRPLVSTVIATTSEDFLDHSLERAKYRASEMPQAFKLNIIHKAYQRCTEADFAFGTECLHLVLQYCATNAKLIEGPPTLWKVTYKRDLAAAESVVKDKLSRSACVITGACSRARMLADSLHEAFCSLEMDLDIIPDVIGDNGRYLHKAWNFIQFFMNVSDLAQLETTFAAIQAASQTLLHPVVVIVVSLSNADRRAAEPAAFAELASTAKLRNILLYGVHVQQSKDAERWARSVAKVAELTSALIRERSEALVGQLLQA; this is encoded by the exons ATGACGGACGTGCCCCTTGTCGACATGTTGCGCGAGGAAACGGGCAGGCCCGCACATCCTGAGACTTTCCTTTCCAGCCAACGCGGAAAGAACGGGCTCGCGCCGGTCACAGTTGGCGTGGACTTCCCGGTGTGTGTGGTTCTTCCTGCCGGTGGTAGCGGAGAGAGGACCGGACTCCAGACACCCAAACAGTTCTGCCTGCTATTGGGCAGACCGCTTATAAGCTATACGATTCAGGGTTTTGAGAG AGTATCATGGATCCACAGCATTGTGGTTGTCGTGGCCAAAGAAAACATGGACCTGATGACAGACATCGTTGGACGCTTCCAGCACACCAAAGTCCGGCTGGTGGCGGGCGGCTCCACGCGTCACAGGTCAATTTGTAATGGAGTCATGGCCCTGGCTGAGGAAGATGAGGAACAGGATCGGGACAACAAGGTGGTCATCATCCATGATGCTGTGCGTCCTTTTGTGGAGGAGGATTTCCTGTATCATATAACTGTGGCCGCTCGGGAACATGGA GCGTCAGGGGCCATCCGACCACTCGTCTCCACGGTGATAGCCACTACGTCGGAGGACTTCCTGGATCACTCACTGGAGCGAGCTAAGTACAGAGCCAGCGAGATGCCCCAGGCCTTCAAGTTGAACATTATCCATAAAGCTTATCAAAGG TGCACTGAAGCCGACTTTGCCTTTGGTACCGAGTGTCTCCATCTGGTGCTGCAGTACTGCGCCACCAACGCCAAGCTCATCGAGGGCCCGCCCACATTGTGGAAG GTCACCTACAAACGGGATTTGGCTGCTGCAGAGTCGGTTGTCAAAG ACAAACTATCTCGGTCGGCCTGCGTGATCACAGGCGCATGTTCGCGTGCTAGGATGCTGGCCGACTCCCTCCACGAGGCCTTTTGTAGCCTAGAAATG GACCTGGACATCATCCCAGATGTGATTGGTGACAACGGCAGGTATCTGCACAAGGCCTGGAACTTTATCCAATTTTTT ATGAATGTCTCCGACTTGGCTCAACTGGAGACCACATTTGCAGCAATACAGGCGGCCAGTCAAACACTTCTACATCCGGTGGTTGTCATTGTG GTCAGTTTAAGCAATGCGGACCGACGGGCAGCTGAGCCGGCAGCCTTTGCCGAATTGGCCTCGACAGCCAAGCTCCGCAATATTCTCTTGTACGGTGTCCATGTGCAGCAGTCAAAG GATGCCGAGCGATGGGCGAGGTCTGTGGCAAAAGTGGCCGAGCTGACATCAGCTTTGATTCGGGAGCGGAGCGAGGCTTTGGTGGGACAACTTCTTCAAGCATGA